Genomic window (Bosea vaviloviae):
CAGCCAGGGCCGAGGGCTTCTCTGCGGAAGCGGCCGAACGTATCGGGGCGCTGGCGGAAAGCACCTGCAAGGCAACAAATGGCTGCCTGGTCGCCAACCCCTTCACACCCGGCCTGCCCATGGTCGACGGCGTCCACTACAGGGATTACGCCGCTGTCTATCGCCGGATCGGCCCTGCGCTCTGCACCGCGCTCGAACGGGAGCACGCCGTCACAGCCCGCTCGAGATGAACCGAGGCAGCAGGATCATAAAGACGGTGCGGTCGGCCGCCGCGCCATGAAGCTGACGCAGACGCGCCATGACACGCACGGCCACGCATTGGATTGCCTGGCCGCCACACCCATCTGCATGGTCCTTTCAGGATTCGCGCCTCGGCCTGCGGCACAGCCGTGGTTTCCCGCCGACGCGCCAGAACAGAGGCCGCCATGGTCGCCATTTCCGTTCTCGACCTCGTTCCCGTCATCGAAGGCCAGGAGCCGGGTGACGCGCTCCGGAACTCGATCGAGCTCATCCGCCATGCCGAAACCCTGGGCTATCGGCGCTACTGGGTCGCCGAGCACCACAACATGACCGGCATCGCCAGCGCTGCGACCGCCGTGGTGATCGGCGCGCTCGCCGGAGCGACCAGCACGATCCGCGTCGGCGCCGGCGGCGTGATGCTGCCCAACCACGCCCCGCTGGTCATCGCCGAACAGTTCGGTACGCTGGAAGCGCTTTTTCCCGGCCGCATCGATCTCGGCCTCGGCCGCGCGCCGGGGACTGATCAGCGTACATTGCGGGCGCTGCGGCGCGACCCGATGGCCTCGGACCAGTTTCCGCAAGACGTGCTCGAGGTGCAGGCCTTTTTCGAGCCGGCCGGGCCGAACCAGGCGGTCCAGGCGGTGCCGGGCGCGGGCCTGCGCGTGCCGCTCTGGATCCTCGGATCGAGCCTGTTCGGCGCGCAGCTCGCAGCCGAACTCGGCCTGCCCTACGCCTTCGCCTCGCATTTCGCTCCGGATGCACTGATCCAGGCCCTGGCGATCTATCGCGAACGCTTCAAGCCGTCGGAGCAGGCGGCAAAGCCCTACGCCATGCCCGGCATCAACGTCGTCGCCGCCGAGACCGACACTGAAGCGCGCTATCTCGCGACCTCCCTGCAGCAGCGCTTCGTCGGCATGGTCCGCGGTGCGCGCGGCAAGCTCCAGCCGCCGATCGCCGATATCGAGCAATACTGGTCGCCGGCCGAGAAGGCGCATGTCTCGCAGATGCTGCGCTACGCCTTCATCGGCTCTCCCGAGACGATCAAGCGGGAGCTTAGCGCCTTCATCGCAGCGACATCCGCCGATGAGATCATGGTCACCGCGCCGATTCACGACCAAGCGGCGCGCAAGCGGTCCTACGAGATCCTGGCGCAGATCGCCCCGGAGATCGGTCTGGCACGCTCGGCAGCCTGACGCCGCGACGGAACTTCAATCCCGGGACGGCATTTGACCGTCACGTTCTCACACGCATGCCCCCGGGGAATTTCATGAAGCTCTCGATCGCGGCGACGCTGACCTATGGTTTTGGCGGCGCGACACAAATCATCGCCGCGATCGAAGCCGCGCGCTCGCCCGACCAGGCGATCCTCTCGGAAGAGCTCAGCATCGCGCCGGGAGCCGCGCTGATCCACGACGAGGACCCCGCTACCGGCGAGAGGCGCTTTCGCGCGGCGCTCTCCGGCCAGGTCGAGATCCGCTACAATGCCATCGTCGATAACGGCATGCGGGCGCCGCTCTCATCCAGCGCCCGCCAGCACGACTGGTCGGAACTGCCCCGCGACGTGTTGCCTTACCTGCTGCCCAGCCGTTTCTGCCCCTCAGACGAATTCATGCGCTTCGCCCAGCGAGAATTCCGCATGGTCCAGGGCGGTGGCGCGCGCGTTCTCAGCGTCCTCGACTGGCTCCATACCCATCTCGACTATGTCCATGGCGTCAGCCACGCACTGACCACCGCCGAGCAGACCTTCATCGACCGGGCCGGCGTCTGCCGCGACTTCACCCATCTCGGCATCGCTTTGACCCGGGCCCTGAACATCCCGGCGCGCGCGGTCAGCGCCTATGCGCTCGACCTCGACCCACCGGATTTCCACGCCGTCTACGAGGTGTTTCTCGACGGGCGCTGGTGGCTTGTCGACCCGACCCGGCTCGCTCCCGTCGAAGGGCTGGTCAGGATCGCAAGTGGGCGCGACGCCGCCGACATCGCTTTCCTGACCAGCGAGTACAACTGCCAATGCCTGAACCAGAGCATCACGGTGGTGCGCCTATACGACGAGGCCGACCAGCAGGCCGCCTGACAGATCAGCCCGGCGGCTGAACCGCGCTCGAGCCGTTTCCGATCCCATTGGATCGTTCAACAGCTCTAGCTATGCTCTTTGTTTTAACGCGTTTTCTCCACGCGAACCGGTGTCCACTTCGCTCGAAAACGCTCTCGTCCGCCGCGAGGCGCGCATCAGATTGCCGGCCAGCGCCATCAGGAAGAACGCGGCCTGTACCACCACGATGCAGGGGCCGGTGGCGGCATCGAGATGGAAGCTCAGGATGGTGCCGAATACGCTCGACAGCGTCGCAACGCCGACAGCGACCAGCAGCATCCGATCGAACTGCCGTGTCGTCAGATAGCCGATGGCGCCGGGCGCGACCAACATCGCCACCACCAGGATGATACCGACCGCCTTCAACGCCGCGACGATGGTCAGCGCCAGCAGCATCAGCAGGCCGAAATGCAGCATCCGGACATTCAGGCCGATAGCGCGGGCGTGAGCCGGATCGAAGGCGTGCAGCAGGAAATCCCGGCGCTTGGCCAGCATGATCGCGATGGTCGGAACCGCGATGATGGCGGTCTCTGCGATATCGGCCCAGCGTACGCCGAGCATGTTGCCGAACAGGATATGCATCAGGTGCTGGTCGCTATCGACCTTGACGAAGAGCACGAGACCGAGCGCGAACATGCCGGAAAACACGATGCCCATCACCGTGTCCTCCTTCACCCGGCTGTTCTCCTTGAGATAGCCGATGCCGAGCGCGCAGCTGAGGCCGGCGGCGAAAGCTCCCAGCGCCAATGGCAGCCCCGTCATGGCGGCGAGCACGATGCCGGGCAGCACCGCATGCGAGACGGCGTCACCCATCAGCGACCAGCCCTTCAGCACCAGGAAGC
Coding sequences:
- a CDS encoding LLM class flavin-dependent oxidoreductase — encoded protein: MVAISVLDLVPVIEGQEPGDALRNSIELIRHAETLGYRRYWVAEHHNMTGIASAATAVVIGALAGATSTIRVGAGGVMLPNHAPLVIAEQFGTLEALFPGRIDLGLGRAPGTDQRTLRALRRDPMASDQFPQDVLEVQAFFEPAGPNQAVQAVPGAGLRVPLWILGSSLFGAQLAAELGLPYAFASHFAPDALIQALAIYRERFKPSEQAAKPYAMPGINVVAAETDTEARYLATSLQQRFVGMVRGARGKLQPPIADIEQYWSPAEKAHVSQMLRYAFIGSPETIKRELSAFIAATSADEIMVTAPIHDQAARKRSYEILAQIAPEIGLARSAA
- a CDS encoding transglutaminase-like domain-containing protein, whose product is MKLSIAATLTYGFGGATQIIAAIEAARSPDQAILSEELSIAPGAALIHDEDPATGERRFRAALSGQVEIRYNAIVDNGMRAPLSSSARQHDWSELPRDVLPYLLPSRFCPSDEFMRFAQREFRMVQGGGARVLSVLDWLHTHLDYVHGVSHALTTAEQTFIDRAGVCRDFTHLGIALTRALNIPARAVSAYALDLDPPDFHAVYEVFLDGRWWLVDPTRLAPVEGLVRIASGRDAADIAFLTSEYNCQCLNQSITVVRLYDEADQQAA
- a CDS encoding metal ABC transporter permease — its product is MSLIDIWLITPLSHEFMLRGLIVAALVGVVCAVLSCFLVLKGWSLMGDAVSHAVLPGIVLAAMTGLPLALGAFAAGLSCALGIGYLKENSRVKEDTVMGIVFSGMFALGLVLFVKVDSDQHLMHILFGNMLGVRWADIAETAIIAVPTIAIMLAKRRDFLLHAFDPAHARAIGLNVRMLHFGLLMLLALTIVAALKAVGIILVVAMLVAPGAIGYLTTRQFDRMLLVAVGVATLSSVFGTILSFHLDAATGPCIVVVQAAFFLMALAGNLMRASRRTRAFSSEVDTGSRGENALKQRA